A portion of the Blautia hansenii DSM 20583 genome contains these proteins:
- the recF gene encoding DNA replication/repair protein RecF (All proteins in this family for which functions are known are DNA-binding proteins that assist the filamentation of RecA onto DNA for the initiation of recombination or recombinational repair.): protein MYIESIELKNYRNYNSLALEFDKGTNIFYGDNAQGKTNILEAAYLCSTTKSHRGSKDRELIKFDADEAHIRMFVNKDGISRKIDMHLKKSKPKGIAIDGIPIRKASELFGLLNIVFFSPEDLNIIKNGPGERRRFMDLELCQLDKLYLSNLSSYNHVLNQRNKLLKDIAFQESLKDTLEIWDEQFVQYGREIIETRRRFIDEINGIMEKIHSSITGNREKIELVYEPSVPDENFYQELSKNREKDCRFKQTSVGPHRDDFSVKVNGIDIRRYGSQGQQRTAALSLKLSEIYMVKKVIKDMPVLLLDDVLSELDSNRQNYLLNSISHVQTMITCTGLDDFIDKRFHINKIFKVIDGDVFCPS, encoded by the coding sequence ATGTATATCGAATCAATAGAACTTAAAAATTACAGAAATTACAACTCATTGGCGCTGGAATTTGATAAGGGAACCAATATTTTTTATGGGGATAATGCCCAAGGAAAGACAAATATACTGGAAGCTGCATATTTATGCAGTACAACAAAATCCCACAGAGGGAGTAAGGACAGAGAGCTGATAAAGTTTGATGCGGATGAGGCGCATATCCGTATGTTTGTCAATAAAGACGGTATATCCCGCAAAATTGATATGCACTTAAAGAAAAGTAAACCAAAAGGAATTGCCATTGACGGAATTCCTATCCGCAAAGCCAGTGAATTGTTTGGACTTTTAAATATTGTGTTTTTCTCTCCGGAGGACTTGAATATTATTAAAAACGGTCCGGGAGAGAGAAGGCGTTTTATGGATTTAGAGTTATGTCAATTAGACAAGCTTTATTTATCCAATCTTTCCAGTTATAATCATGTTCTGAACCAGAGAAATAAGCTGCTAAAGGATATTGCTTTTCAGGAGTCTTTAAAAGATACGCTGGAAATCTGGGATGAGCAGTTTGTACAATATGGCAGGGAGATTATTGAAACCCGCCGCAGGTTTATTGATGAGATAAATGGTATTATGGAGAAGATACATAGCAGTATCACCGGAAACCGTGAAAAAATAGAGCTGGTTTATGAGCCTAGCGTACCCGATGAGAATTTTTATCAGGAGCTTTCCAAAAACAGGGAAAAGGACTGTCGCTTTAAACAGACTTCCGTAGGACCGCACAGAGATGATTTCAGTGTGAAGGTCAACGGAATTGATATTCGCAGATACGGTTCTCAGGGGCAGCAGCGAACTGCTGCACTGTCTTTAAAGCTTTCGGAAATCTATATGGTGAAGAAGGTGATAAAGGATATGCCGGTTCTGCTTTTAGATGATGTTTTGTCAGAGCTTGACTCGAACAGGCAGAATTATCTCTTAAACAGCATCAGCCATGTGCAGACTATGATTACCTGTACAGGCTTGGATGATTTTATAGATAAAAGGTTTCATATCAACAAAATTTTTAAAGTAATAGACGGAGATGTATTTTGTCCTTCCTGA
- the dnaN gene encoding DNA polymerase III subunit beta, protein MKLVCPKSELQKSVSIVMKAVPGKTTMPILECILIDASTNDIKFTSNDMELGIETRVQGLVLEKGIIALDAKIFSEIVRKLPDNDVTIETDEKLNATITCEKAKFNIPGKSGEDFSYLPLIEKNDCIRVSQFTLKEIIRQTIFSIAVNENNKLMTGELFQIENNMLRVISLDGHRISIRKIGLKENCEDRKVVVPGKTLNEISKILSGELEDMVEIYLSANHILFEFDDTKVVSRLIEGEYFKIDQMLSSDYETKVKINKKEFLDCIDRATLLVKEGDKKPIIINIQNGQMELRIDSQIGSMKEDIDIEKEGKDIMIGFNPKFLIDALKVIDDEEVSIYLMNAKAPCFIRDDNQQYIYLILPVNFNAVSR, encoded by the coding sequence ATGAAATTAGTTTGCCCAAAATCTGAACTTCAAAAAAGTGTCAGTATTGTCATGAAAGCCGTTCCAGGCAAAACAACAATGCCTATTTTAGAATGTATTTTAATCGATGCTTCAACAAATGATATTAAATTTACATCCAATGATATGGAATTAGGTATCGAAACCCGTGTTCAGGGACTGGTTCTTGAAAAAGGTATCATTGCTTTGGATGCAAAAATCTTTTCAGAAATTGTCCGTAAGCTTCCGGATAATGATGTTACCATTGAAACAGATGAAAAATTAAATGCTACTATTACCTGTGAAAAAGCAAAATTTAATATTCCCGGTAAATCAGGTGAAGATTTTTCCTATTTGCCTTTAATAGAAAAAAATGATTGCATACGGGTTTCACAGTTTACTTTAAAAGAAATTATTCGTCAGACGATTTTCTCTATTGCTGTAAATGAGAATAATAAATTGATGACAGGAGAACTTTTCCAGATAGAAAACAACATGTTAAGAGTGATTTCTCTTGACGGACACCGTATTTCTATCAGAAAAATCGGATTAAAAGAAAACTGCGAAGACCGTAAAGTTGTTGTTCCGGGAAAAACATTAAATGAAATCAGCAAAATTTTATCCGGTGAGCTGGAAGATATGGTTGAAATTTATCTTTCTGCAAATCATATTTTATTTGAATTTGATGATACAAAAGTAGTTTCCCGCTTAATCGAAGGGGAATACTTTAAGATTGACCAGATGCTTTCCAGTGATTATGAAACAAAAGTTAAGATTAACAAGAAAGAATTTTTAGATTGTATTGACAGAGCAACACTTCTTGTAAAAGAGGGAGATAAAAAACCGATTATTATCAATATCCAGAACGGACAGATGGAGCTTCGCATTGACTCCCAGATTGGTTCTATGAAAGAGGATATTGATATTGAAAAAGAGGGAAAAGACATTATGATCGGCTTTAATCCAAAGTTTTTAATTGATGCCCTCAAGGTAATTGATGATGAAGAAGTCAGCATTTATCTCATGAATGCCAAAGCTCCATGCTTTATCCGTGATGATAATCAGCAGTATATTTATCTGATTTTGCCTGTAAACTTTAACGCTGTCAGCAGATAA
- a CDS encoding RNA-binding S4 domain-containing protein, giving the protein MEVIKLRDEFIKLGQALKAANLVEDGVEAKYVIQDGEVLVNGEVDTRRGRKLYDGDVISFHGEEIKIVK; this is encoded by the coding sequence ATGGAAGTAATTAAGCTTAGAGATGAATTTATAAAATTAGGTCAGGCTTTGAAAGCCGCAAATTTAGTGGAAGACGGTGTTGAAGCCAAATATGTTATTCAGGATGGCGAGGTTTTGGTAAACGGAGAGGTTGATACCAGACGTGGCCGCAAATTATATGATGGTGATGTGATTTCTTTTCACGGAGAAGAAATTAAAATTGTAAAATAG